Proteins encoded by one window of Ramlibacter tataouinensis:
- the boxB gene encoding benzoyl-CoA 2,3-epoxidase subunit BoxB, whose product MSTIDLQALIPNNVALGDNRQLQRALEHWQPAFLRWWDEMGPSDFKASDVYLRTAVGVDAQGWAQYGYTPMPDYRWGIFLADKQEGRKIGFGDFMGQDAWQDVPGEFRSTFRRLIVTQGDTEPASVEQQRLLGHTAPSLYDLRNLFQVNVEEGRHLWAMVYLLHAYFGRDGREEAEELLERHSGDPDKPRILGTFNEPMDNWLSFFMFTYFTDRDGKFQLKSLAESAFDPLSRTCQFMLTEEAHHMFVGETGVGRTIKRTLEVMKELDTDDWKRIREAGAIDLPTIQKFMNFWFTSSLDLFGSEASSNAANYFSNGIKGRPDEAKFADHVESDTGMTIQVPDGKGGVRDETISVRNGINEITRIEYAKDCNIGVTRWNMLVKKAGVPFEFKLPSTRFRRNVGAWAGMHTDPQGNPISAAEFEAKKAEWLPTEEDLRFVKSLMQRVTEPGKMAAWIAPPDRGINAQPIEYEYVKL is encoded by the coding sequence ATGAGCACCATTGACCTGCAAGCCCTGATTCCCAACAACGTCGCCCTGGGCGACAACCGCCAGCTGCAGCGCGCCCTCGAGCACTGGCAGCCGGCCTTCCTGCGCTGGTGGGACGAGATGGGCCCGAGCGACTTCAAGGCCAGCGACGTCTACCTGCGCACCGCCGTCGGCGTCGATGCCCAGGGCTGGGCCCAGTACGGCTACACGCCCATGCCCGACTACCGCTGGGGCATCTTCCTGGCCGACAAGCAGGAAGGCCGCAAGATCGGCTTCGGCGACTTCATGGGGCAGGACGCCTGGCAGGACGTGCCCGGCGAATTCCGCTCCACCTTCCGCCGCCTGATCGTGACCCAGGGCGACACCGAGCCGGCGTCGGTCGAGCAGCAGCGCCTGCTGGGCCACACGGCACCGTCCCTCTACGACCTGCGCAACCTGTTCCAGGTCAACGTGGAGGAGGGCCGCCACCTGTGGGCCATGGTCTACCTGCTGCACGCCTACTTCGGCCGCGACGGCCGCGAGGAGGCCGAGGAGCTGCTGGAGCGCCATTCGGGCGACCCGGACAAGCCGCGCATCCTGGGCACCTTCAACGAGCCCATGGACAACTGGCTGTCCTTCTTCATGTTCACCTACTTCACCGACCGCGACGGCAAGTTCCAGCTCAAGTCGCTGGCCGAGAGCGCGTTCGACCCGCTGTCGCGCACCTGCCAGTTCATGCTGACCGAGGAGGCGCACCACATGTTCGTGGGCGAGACCGGCGTCGGCCGCACCATCAAGCGCACGCTGGAGGTGATGAAGGAGCTGGACACCGACGACTGGAAGAGGATCCGCGAGGCCGGCGCCATCGACCTGCCCACCATCCAGAAGTTCATGAACTTCTGGTTCACCAGCTCGCTGGACCTGTTCGGCTCGGAGGCTTCGTCCAACGCCGCCAACTACTTCAGCAACGGCATCAAGGGCCGGCCCGACGAGGCCAAGTTCGCCGACCACGTCGAATCCGACACCGGCATGACCATCCAGGTGCCGGACGGCAAGGGCGGCGTGCGGGACGAGACGATCTCGGTGCGCAACGGCATCAACGAGATCACCCGCATCGAGTACGCCAAGGACTGCAACATCGGTGTGACGCGCTGGAACATGCTGGTCAAGAAGGCCGGCGTGCCGTTCGAGTTCAAGCTGCCCTCGACGCGCTTTCGCCGCAACGTGGGCGCCTGGGCGGGCATGCACACCGACCCGCAGGGCAACCCGATCAGCGCCGCCGAGTTCGAGGCGAAGAAGGCCGAATGGCTGCCGACCGAGGAGGACCTGCGCTTCGTCAAGAGCCTGATGCAGCGCGTCACCGAGCCCGGCAAGATGGCCGCCTGGATCGCCCCGCCCGACCGTGGCATCAATGCGCAGCCGATCGAGTACGAGTACGTGAAGCTCTGA
- a CDS encoding DUF3606 domain-containing protein, whose amino-acid sequence MNTTPERLKEAVQAVGNRADKVRQYLGGGGKPR is encoded by the coding sequence CTGAACACCACCCCCGAACGCCTCAAGGAAGCCGTGCAAGCGGTGGGCAATCGCGCCGACAAGGTGCGCCAATACCTGGGCGGTGGGGGCAAGCCGCGCTGA
- a CDS encoding phosphoribosyltransferase, which produces MADLPYRDRSEAGRVLATRLAHWRGAPGLLVLGLPRGGVPVAAEVAHALAAPLDVFVVRKLGYPGAPEVAMGAIASGGVRVVAPLPGMPVDPVDVERVAARELEELQRRELLYRGGRLPLQLAGRSVIVVDDGLATGASLLAAARAVRSAGPLRLCAAVPVGSSEGCELVRPAVDELVCPAIPMPFRAVSLWYRHFPQTSDAEVRSLLARAGPAP; this is translated from the coding sequence ATGGCCGACCTTCCGTATCGCGACCGAAGCGAGGCAGGCCGCGTCCTCGCCACCAGGCTTGCGCATTGGCGCGGCGCGCCCGGCTTGCTGGTGCTCGGGCTGCCGCGTGGCGGCGTGCCGGTGGCCGCCGAAGTGGCGCACGCCCTGGCGGCGCCGCTGGACGTGTTCGTGGTGCGCAAGCTCGGCTATCCGGGAGCGCCCGAGGTCGCCATGGGCGCGATCGCGTCCGGCGGCGTGCGGGTGGTCGCGCCGTTGCCGGGCATGCCGGTGGACCCGGTCGACGTCGAGCGCGTCGCGGCCAGGGAACTGGAAGAACTGCAGCGCCGCGAACTGCTGTACCGCGGCGGGCGCCTGCCGCTGCAACTGGCCGGCCGCAGCGTGATCGTGGTCGATGACGGCCTGGCCACTGGCGCCAGCCTGCTGGCGGCCGCGCGAGCGGTTCGCAGCGCCGGCCCGCTGCGCCTGTGCGCGGCCGTGCCGGTGGGCTCGAGCGAAGGTTGCGAGCTGGTGCGGCCGGCCGTCGACGAACTGGTGTGCCCGGCGATTCCGATGCCCTTCCGCGCCGTGAGCCTGTGGTACCGGCACTTCCCGCAGACCAGCGACGCCGAGGTGCGCAGCTTGCTGGCGCGGGCCGGACCGGCTCCTTGA
- the lysC gene encoding Rz1-like lysis system protein LysC, which produces MLVALQPDGIRADERQRVHAEYHAATIAQQERNRELQPAAERRYTVAAEARERVITETITEVRYVTKNLAACPLSLLLSACSTVQPPVPAKIDPPPVALVTACSRPSDLPDGATAQDLAQWAVQVDRGLRVLAVEAGGAGGGVAALTFPA; this is translated from the coding sequence TTGCTCGTTGCGCTCCAGCCTGATGGCATCCGCGCCGACGAGCGGCAGAGGGTGCACGCCGAGTACCACGCCGCCACCATCGCCCAGCAGGAGCGCAACCGCGAGCTGCAGCCCGCCGCCGAGAGGCGCTACACGGTTGCCGCCGAGGCGCGCGAGCGAGTCATCACTGAGACCATCACGGAGGTGCGCTATGTCACCAAGAACCTTGCTGCTTGCCCCTTGAGCCTGCTGCTGTCGGCGTGCTCAACCGTGCAGCCGCCTGTGCCCGCGAAGATCGACCCGCCGCCTGTGGCGCTGGTGACGGCGTGCAGCCGGCCGAGTGACCTGCCGGATGGCGCCACGGCTCAAGACCTGGCGCAGTGGGCGGTGCAAGTGGATCGGGGCCTACGAGTGCTAGCGGTTGAAGCGGGCGGCGCTGGTGGAGGCGTGGCCGCGCTGACCTTTCCCGCATAG
- a CDS encoding DUF488 domain-containing protein produces the protein MAIRIVRLGTARKPGEGLRIGTVRRPPRGVPKERFAADDWYDVWYPNLSPSPPVMQMALQAKDDKEWAAFVRKFKAEMAQPDASRSLDLLAALSHGSHFSMGCYCENESHCHRSVLRELLQQRGADIAA, from the coding sequence ATGGCGATCCGCATCGTGAGGCTGGGCACAGCGCGCAAACCCGGCGAGGGGCTGCGCATCGGAACGGTCCGGCGGCCGCCGCGCGGCGTGCCGAAGGAACGCTTCGCCGCCGACGACTGGTACGACGTCTGGTACCCCAACCTGTCGCCCAGCCCGCCGGTGATGCAGATGGCACTGCAGGCGAAGGACGACAAGGAGTGGGCGGCGTTCGTCCGCAAGTTCAAGGCCGAGATGGCGCAGCCCGACGCGAGCCGTTCGCTCGACCTGCTGGCCGCGCTGTCGCACGGCAGCCATTTCTCGATGGGCTGCTACTGCGAGAACGAAAGCCACTGCCACCGCTCGGTGCTGCGCGAGTTGCTGCAGCAGCGCGGCGCCGACATCGCCGCCTGA
- a CDS encoding glutathione S-transferase C-terminal domain-containing protein translates to MIEVFSWPTPNGHKVHILLEECGLPYRATAVDIGAGDQFQPDFLAISPNNKIPAITDPEGPDGEPISLFESGAILVYLAGKTGRFLPRGDRARYEVLQWLMFQMGGVGPMLGQNHHFRQYAPEKIAYAIERYTNEARRLYGVIDRRLAHSRWLGGDEYSIADIATWPWLRNWKNQGIELSDYPALERWFHAIEQRPAVQRGIQVLADRRKPITDERAREILFGSTQYQRR, encoded by the coding sequence ATGATCGAAGTCTTCAGCTGGCCGACGCCCAATGGCCACAAGGTGCACATCCTGCTGGAGGAATGCGGCCTGCCGTACCGGGCCACCGCCGTCGACATCGGCGCCGGCGACCAGTTCCAGCCGGATTTCCTGGCGATCAGCCCGAACAACAAGATCCCCGCGATCACCGACCCGGAAGGCCCCGATGGCGAGCCGATCTCGCTGTTCGAGTCGGGCGCGATCCTGGTCTACCTGGCCGGCAAGACCGGCCGCTTCCTGCCCCGCGGCGACCGCGCCCGCTACGAGGTGCTGCAGTGGCTGATGTTCCAGATGGGCGGGGTCGGCCCGATGCTGGGACAGAACCACCACTTCCGGCAGTACGCGCCCGAGAAGATCGCGTACGCCATCGAGCGCTATACCAACGAAGCCCGGCGCCTGTACGGCGTGATCGACCGGCGCCTGGCACACAGCCGCTGGCTGGGCGGCGACGAGTATTCGATCGCCGACATCGCCACCTGGCCCTGGCTGCGCAACTGGAAGAACCAGGGCATCGAGCTGTCGGACTACCCGGCGCTGGAGCGCTGGTTCCACGCCATCGAGCAGCGGCCCGCCGTGCAGCGGGGCATCCAGGTGCTGGCCGATCGCCGCAAGCCGATCACGGACGAGCGCGCGCGCGAGATCCTGTTCGGCAGTACTCAGTACCAGCGGCGCTGA
- a CDS encoding acyl-CoA dehydrogenase family protein: MDFEYSPKTRELQARLLKFMDDHIYPGERAYHDELQANTAAGKRWTPLKTIEDLKPKAQAAGLWNLFLPKDTAEASGYHGAGLSNQEYAPLAEIMGRVPWASEVFNCSAPDTGNMETIARYGSDENRARWLKPLLEGQIRSAFAMTEPAVASSDATNICTRIERQGDEYVINGHKWWTSGANDPRCKVFITMGKTDPDAPRHSQQSMILVPSDAPGIRIARALNVFGYDDAPHGHAEVFFENVRVPASNILLGEGRGFEIAQGRLGPGRIHHCMRLIGLAERALELMCRRSLSRVAFGKPVAAQTVTQERIAEARCKIDMARLLTLKAAWMMDVAGNKVARTEIAMIKVVAPSMACQVIDWAIQAHGGGGVSDDFPLAYAYAGARTLRFADGPDEVHRNAIAKWELGKYGSYGKDAPPAATRGA, translated from the coding sequence ATGGACTTCGAGTACTCCCCCAAGACACGCGAACTGCAGGCCAGGCTCCTGAAGTTCATGGACGACCACATCTACCCCGGCGAGCGCGCCTACCACGACGAGCTGCAGGCCAACACCGCCGCCGGCAAGCGCTGGACACCGCTGAAGACGATCGAGGACCTCAAGCCCAAGGCCCAGGCGGCCGGCCTGTGGAACCTGTTCCTGCCGAAGGACACGGCCGAAGCCTCGGGCTACCACGGCGCCGGGCTGTCCAACCAGGAGTACGCGCCGCTGGCCGAGATCATGGGCCGCGTGCCATGGGCCAGCGAGGTGTTCAACTGCTCGGCGCCCGACACCGGCAACATGGAAACGATCGCGCGCTATGGCTCCGACGAGAACAGGGCGCGATGGCTCAAGCCGCTGCTGGAAGGCCAGATCCGCTCGGCCTTCGCCATGACCGAGCCGGCAGTCGCCTCGTCGGACGCCACCAACATCTGCACCCGCATCGAGCGCCAGGGCGACGAGTACGTGATCAACGGCCACAAGTGGTGGACCTCGGGCGCCAACGACCCGCGCTGCAAGGTCTTCATCACCATGGGCAAGACCGACCCCGACGCGCCCAGGCACTCGCAGCAGAGCATGATCCTGGTGCCGTCCGACGCGCCAGGCATCCGCATCGCGCGCGCGCTCAACGTGTTCGGCTACGACGACGCGCCGCATGGCCACGCCGAGGTGTTCTTCGAGAACGTGCGCGTGCCGGCCAGCAACATCCTGCTGGGCGAAGGCCGCGGCTTCGAGATCGCCCAGGGCCGCCTGGGCCCGGGGCGCATCCACCACTGCATGCGCCTGATCGGCCTGGCCGAGCGCGCGCTCGAGCTGATGTGCCGCCGCTCGCTCAGCCGGGTTGCCTTCGGCAAGCCGGTCGCGGCCCAGACCGTGACCCAGGAGCGCATCGCCGAAGCCCGCTGCAAGATCGACATGGCGCGCCTGCTCACGCTGAAGGCGGCCTGGATGATGGACGTGGCCGGCAACAAGGTCGCCCGCACTGAGATCGCGATGATCAAGGTGGTGGCGCCCAGCATGGCCTGCCAGGTGATCGACTGGGCCATCCAGGCCCACGGCGGCGGCGGCGTCAGCGACGACTTCCCGCTCGCCTATGCCTACGCCGGCGCGCGCACCCTGCGCTTCGCCGACGGCCCCGACGAGGTGCACCGCAATGCGATCGCCAAGTGGGAACTGGGCAAGTACGGCAGCTACGGCAAGGACGCCCCGCCGGCGGCCACGCGCGGCGCCTGA